The Actinoplanes sp. N902-109 genomic interval CGTACTCGGCGACCAAGGCCGGGTCGGACATGCTGGTGCGGGCCTGGCGCCGCTCGTACGGGGTGGCCGCCACGATCTCCAACTGCGCCAACAACTACGGCCCGTACCAGCACGTCGAGAAGTTCCTGCCGCGGCAGATCACCAACGTGATGACCGGGGCGCGACCGCAGCTGTACGGCACCGGCGTCAACGTCCGCGAATGGACCCATGTGGACGATCACAACGCCGCCGTGCACGCGATCCTGGCGCGCGGGCGGATCGGCGAGACCTATCTCATCGGATCCGGCGTCGAATGCACCAACCTGCAACTGGTCCGGCTGGTGCTCGAGCTGAGCGGGCAGCCGGACGACGCCTACGACCTGGTGCCCGACCGGTCGGGTCACGACCTGCGCTACGCCAACGACACCACCAAGATCCGTACGGAGCTGGGCTGGCGGCCGGTGCACGACGACATCCGCGACGGGCTGGCCGCCACCATCGCCTGGTATCGCGACAACCGGGACTGGTGGCTGCCGCACAAGGCCGCCACCGAGCTGAACTACCGCACCGTGAAGAGCTAGTCAGTCGAGGTCGTCGCCGAGCAGACCCGGGGTCAGGCCGGCGTGGTGCGCGAGGATCGCCGCCTGCACCCGGTTGGTCAGCTTGAGCTTGGCCAGGATGCGGCTGACGTGGGTCTTGACCGTGGCCTCGCTCAGGTGCAGGTGGCGGGCGATGTCCGCGTTGGCCATGCCGTCGGCCAGCGTGCGGAGCACCTCGAGCTCCTTGTCGCTCAGCGGGCTGAGCCGGTCGCGGGCGGCGGCCTGCCGGTCGGTGCCGGGCGGTTGCTCCGGTGCGTCGGCGAAGGTTTCCAGCAGGCGGCGGGTCACCCGCGGGGAGAGCATCGCGTCGCCGGCCGCGGCGGCGCGCACGGCGGCGATCATCTCGTCGGCCGATGCGTCCTTGAGCAGGAAGCCGACCGCGCCGTTGCGCAGCCCGGTGCGCACGTACTCGTCGAGGTCGAAGGTGGTCAGGATGATGACCTTGGGCGCCATCGGCAGCCGGACCAGGTCGAGGGTGGCCGACAGCCCGTCCCGGCCGGGCATGCGGATGTCGATGAGCACGACGTCGGGCCGGAGTTTCTGGGCCTGCGCGACGGCCTCGGCGCCGTCCGCGGCCTCGCCGACCACGGTCAGATCAGCCGCCGACCCGAGGATGGTGCGCAGCATGGCCCGGACCATCCATTCGTCATCGACGACGAGGATGCTGATCACTCGGCCTCCCGGGCCGGGACGGGCAGCACGGCGTCGACCTCGAACCCGCCGTCGAGCGTCGGCTGCGCGGTGAGCCGGCCACCCACGAGCTGGACCCGCTCGCGCAACCCGAACAGGCCGTGCCCGCCGGACGGCAGTGCCGCAGCGGCGGCCGGCCGGGCCGAGGGCCGCCGGTTGGTGATCGTGAGGTGCAGCCGGTCGGGGCCGTAGCGCACCCGGATGGTGGTGGTGGCGGAGCTGGCGTGCTTGTGCACGTTGGTCAGGGCCTCCTGGACAACGCGGTAGCCGATCTGCTCGATGATCGCGGGCACCTGGCGGGTCTGGCCGAGCGACTCCACCGTAACGGGTGTGCCTGCCTCCACGCTGCGCTGGACCAGCGTGTCCAGGTCGGCCATGGTCGGCTGCGGGGTCAGCGGGGCGGCCTCGTCCGTGCGCAGCACGCCGACCAGCGTGCGCAGCTCGTCCAGCGTCTCGCGGCCGATCATGCGGATCCGCCCCGCGAGCGCGACGTTCTGGGTCTCTAGGGCGGTCGCGTGCAGCACCATCAGACTCACCTTGTGCGCGACGACGTCGTGCATGTCGTGCGCTATCCGGGCCCGCTCCTCGGCCCGGGCCTGATCGGCCACCAGCTGGCGTTCCCACTCGGCCCGCCGGATCCGGTCGCGCAGGCTGCGCAGCAGCAGGCGGCGGCTGCCCACCCAGAGCCCGAGCAGCGCCGGGGCCAGGCAGACCGCGACGCTCAACGGGATGATCGAGTCCAGCCCCTCGCGGGCGAACGGGATGCCGACGGCCACCAGCACGACCACGATGGCGCCCGCCACGGCCCGGCGGGAGCGCTCGTAAGCGCCGAGCGCGTACTGCGCGGCGACGATCGCGGGGTAGGCCGCGGCGACCGCCCAGCCGGCCAGCGCGCCGGCCACGAAGGCCAGCGGCCACCGGCGGCGCTGGAAGGCGAGCACCCCGACGACCAGAGCCACCGGGAAGTAGACCCAGCGCTGCGAATGGCCGGGGAAATAGGGCGAGCCGCCGAACAACGTCGACTCCATCGCCGGCCCGGCCGCGGTCACGGCGCACACCACGGCGACGAAGGCGTCGACGACGCGGGCGCGGTGCCGCCACAGCGGCTCGATCCACGGGGGCCAGGCGGCCGGCTTGTCCATAGGGGCCCAGTCTAGGAGCCGCCGGGTGCGGCCGACTGCCGCCGAAAGATGTAACTTGCCGCCGGAAGAACGCCCTTCGAGTGATCCCGACGCGACCTTCGCATGACGCGGCGCCGCCGGGACCGTTCTAGCGTCGGGACGGTGAGCAAGACTTCAGTGACCGCCACGACGTCGGCCGTGGCCGCGCACCAGCTGACGAAGGTCTACGGCACGGACACCGCCCGGGTGGTCGCGCTCGACGCGGTGGACGTGCAGATCCCCGACGGCCGCCTGGTCGCCGTCATGGGTCCGTCCGGGTCGGGCAAGTCGACCCTGATGCACTGCCTGGCCGGGCTGGACACCCCGACCAGCGGGCAGGTCATGCTGGGCGACGTCGAGCTGAGCCGGCTCAACGACAACCAGCTGACCCGGTTGCGCCGGGACCGGATCGGCTTCGTCTTCCAGGCCTTCAACCTGGTGCCGGCGCTGACCGCCCGGGAGAACATCCTGCTGCCGCTGCGGATCGCCGGCCGCCGCCCGGACGAACGGCGGCTCGCCGAGCTGGCCGCCGCGGTCGGGCTGGAGAACCGCCTCGACCACCGGCCGGACCAGCTGTCCGGCGGTCAGCAGCAGCGGCTGGCCTGCGCCCGGGCCCTGATCACCGACCCGCGGGTGGTCTTCGCCGACGAGCCCACCGGCAACCTCGACTCGCAGAGCAGCGCCGAGGTCATGGGTCTGCTGCGCCGGGCCGTCGATCAGCTCGGCCAGACCGTGGTCCTGGTGACCCACGACCCGGTGGCCGCCGGTTACGCCGATCTGGTGCTCTTCCTCGCCGACGGCCGGCTGGTGGGCGAGTTGCCCGAGCCGACCGCCGAGCTCGTGCTGGCCCGGATGCAACGGCTGTCCGGCATCCGTCCGACCGGCCGGGAACGGGGCTGACCATGTGGCGCGCGGTTCTGGCCAACGTCCGGGCCAACTGGGTCCGGTTGTTGCTGACCTTCACCACCGTCCTGATCGGCGCCACGTTCGTGTCGAGCTCGGTGATCTTCGCCGAGAGCCTCGCCCGCGGCCGGGCCGCCCTACCGGCCGATCTCGGCGTCCTGGTCACGCCCCCCGACCAGGATCCGCGGAGCGGCGCGACCCTCGACGAGGCGACCCGCCTGCGCCTCGCGGAGCTGCCCGGGGTCACCGGCGCCGCCGGGGTGGTCGAGGGCTACGCGGCCGCCGTCGGCACCGATGGCAAGGTTGCCCTGCCGCGCGGCTTCGACGTGAAGATGACCGGCACCAACTGGGGCGGGACGGACCGGCTGCGGCTCGACGCGGGCCGGGCGCCGACCGGCGGCACCGAGGTCGCGCTGGCCTCGCGGGTCGCCGACGCCGGTGGCGTCGATCTCGGCGACACCGTGCAGGTGTTGTACGCGAACGGCTCGGTGCGAGCGGTGGTCACCGGGCTGTACACCTACACCGGGACCGGCCGGGAGAGCGGCGCCGCGCCGGGCGTGGCGTTCGACACCGCAACGGCCCAGCGCCTGCTGCTGGCCCCGGGCCGGTACGACGCCGTGGAACTCGCGGTCCGCGGCGATCCGCGGCAGGTCGCCGAGGCGGCCGCGGCCGTGCTGCCGAAGGGCTTCACCGCCGTCGACCGCGCTCAGCTCGACCACGAGCTGGCCGAGGAGGAACGCACGCTGACGGCGTCGGTGCAGGGCACGGCGCTGACCTTCGCGGTGATCTCGCTGATCGTCGGCTCGACGCTGATCACCAACACGTTCGCGATGCTGGTCGCCCGGCGCAGCCGGGAGCTGGCGCTGTTGCGGGCGGTCGGCGCGACGCGGCGGCAGACCCGGCGCTGGGTGCTGGCCGAAGCCGCGATCATCGGCATCGCCGGGTCGGTGGCCGGTTTCGTCGCGGGGCTGGGCCTGGCCTTCCCGGCGAGCGCCTACGCCGCCTCCTTCGATCCCACGCTGGACGGCAGCGTGACGGTGAGCTGGCCGGCGCCGGTGCTCACGATCGCCGCCGGCGTGCTGGTCACGATCCTGTCCGCCTGGCTGCCGGCGCGGCGCACGGCGCGCATCCCACCGGCCGCGGCGCTCCGGGTCGCCCCGGCGGAGGCCGCGCACACGTCGCGGTGGCGCCGGCGGCTGGGCCGGCTGCTGTTCGTACCGGCGGTCCTGGCGTTGCTGGGCGGCTCGGCCGGCAACAACGACGGCTTCGGCTTCCTGGGCATGCTCGGCGCGGTGCTGCTGCTGCCGGCGGTGCTGCTGCTGGTGCCGGCGATCAGCGGTCCGGCGGTGCGCCTGCTGCACCGCCCGACCCGGCGGCGGGCCAGCCTGAGCCTGGCCGTGCAGAACATCCGGCGCTTCCCGCGGCGCACCTCGGCGACCGCCTCCGCGCTGCTGCTCGGCGTCGCGCTGACCACCGGCATCGGCA includes:
- the rfbB gene encoding dTDP-glucose 4,6-dehydratase codes for the protein MLVTGGAGFIGANFVQHTVRHHPEYEVTVLDVLTYAGDRAALDPVARDITFVHGDICDADLVDRLVGSTDVVVHFAAESHVDNSLNDPFPFVRTNVIGTFTLLEAVRRHGARLHHISTDEVFGELPLDRPDRFTEDTPYHPSSPYSATKAGSDMLVRAWRRSYGVAATISNCANNYGPYQHVEKFLPRQITNVMTGARPQLYGTGVNVREWTHVDDHNAAVHAILARGRIGETYLIGSGVECTNLQLVRLVLELSGQPDDAYDLVPDRSGHDLRYANDTTKIRTELGWRPVHDDIRDGLAATIAWYRDNRDWWLPHKAATELNYRTVKS
- a CDS encoding response regulator transcription factor, which translates into the protein MISILVVDDEWMVRAMLRTILGSAADLTVVGEAADGAEAVAQAQKLRPDVVLIDIRMPGRDGLSATLDLVRLPMAPKVIILTTFDLDEYVRTGLRNGAVGFLLKDASADEMIAAVRAAAAGDAMLSPRVTRRLLETFADAPEQPPGTDRQAAARDRLSPLSDKELEVLRTLADGMANADIARHLHLSEATVKTHVSRILAKLKLTNRVQAAILAHHAGLTPGLLGDDLD
- a CDS encoding sensor histidine kinase encodes the protein MDKPAAWPPWIEPLWRHRARVVDAFVAVVCAVTAAGPAMESTLFGGSPYFPGHSQRWVYFPVALVVGVLAFQRRRWPLAFVAGALAGWAVAAAYPAIVAAQYALGAYERSRRAVAGAIVVVLVAVGIPFAREGLDSIIPLSVAVCLAPALLGLWVGSRRLLLRSLRDRIRRAEWERQLVADQARAEERARIAHDMHDVVAHKVSLMVLHATALETQNVALAGRIRMIGRETLDELRTLVGVLRTDEAAPLTPQPTMADLDTLVQRSVEAGTPVTVESLGQTRQVPAIIEQIGYRVVQEALTNVHKHASSATTTIRVRYGPDRLHLTITNRRPSARPAAAAALPSGGHGLFGLRERVQLVGGRLTAQPTLDGGFEVDAVLPVPAREAE
- a CDS encoding ABC transporter ATP-binding protein, encoding MTRRRRDRSSVGTVSKTSVTATTSAVAAHQLTKVYGTDTARVVALDAVDVQIPDGRLVAVMGPSGSGKSTLMHCLAGLDTPTSGQVMLGDVELSRLNDNQLTRLRRDRIGFVFQAFNLVPALTARENILLPLRIAGRRPDERRLAELAAAVGLENRLDHRPDQLSGGQQQRLACARALITDPRVVFADEPTGNLDSQSSAEVMGLLRRAVDQLGQTVVLVTHDPVAAGYADLVLFLADGRLVGELPEPTAELVLARMQRLSGIRPTGRERG
- a CDS encoding FtsX-like permease family protein; translation: MWRAVLANVRANWVRLLLTFTTVLIGATFVSSSVIFAESLARGRAALPADLGVLVTPPDQDPRSGATLDEATRLRLAELPGVTGAAGVVEGYAAAVGTDGKVALPRGFDVKMTGTNWGGTDRLRLDAGRAPTGGTEVALASRVADAGGVDLGDTVQVLYANGSVRAVVTGLYTYTGTGRESGAAPGVAFDTATAQRLLLAPGRYDAVELAVRGDPRQVAEAAAAVLPKGFTAVDRAQLDHELAEEERTLTASVQGTALTFAVISLIVGSTLITNTFAMLVARRSRELALLRAVGATRRQTRRWVLAEAAIIGIAGSVAGFVAGLGLAFPASAYAASFDPTLDGSVTVSWPAPVLTIAAGVLVTILSAWLPARRTARIPPAAALRVAPAEAAHTSRWRRRLGRLLFVPAVLALLGGSAGNNDGFGFLGMLGAVLLLPAVLLLVPAISGPAVRLLHRPTRRRASLSLAVQNIRRFPRRTSATASALLLGVALTTGIGIFASSITDQALVDMTGVLGDDIVIENVSGGPVGAASVSRVAAVSGVGATTTLRDADIAVDGEPARVSSVDPAAIGVTLHLDLGGAQPEQLIDGAFITKETADDRGWKTGQELAVATPDGGTQPVRIAAVLADAPLLGDVLMGPQLAERFLPADSERNALLVAVAAGSDRGAVQNAVRSAVADRPDLRLVTPEGYVRGLITEVDAFLGVAGGLLGLSLLIAFLGIINTLTLSVTERLREIGLLRAVGMSRGQVRAMVCAESLILAALGGLLGLITGGIFGAMAQHLVLTRPVFDLTIPVNSVVLSLAGLVAGGLIAALWPAQRAARANILEAVAPE